Proteins from one Brevibacillus humidisoli genomic window:
- the rlmN gene encoding 23S rRNA (adenine(2503)-C(2))-methyltransferase RlmN — protein MKNDTANEQHPLLYSLTLDALKEWLTQQGEKPFRAQQIFDWLYVKRVRSFDEMSNLSKSLREKLSEQFRLNALAEITRQTSADGTVKFLFQLHDGHAIETVIMRHNYGNSVCVTTQVGCRIGCTFCASTLGGLKRNLEAGEIVAQVLAAQRALDEEGGRASHVVVMGIGEPFENFEALLSFLSIINDNRGLNIGQRHMTVSTSGIVPKIYEFAERGGQVNLAISLHAPNSELRSKLMPINRGFPLPKLLEACRNYTEKTNRRITFEYGLFGGVNDQPEHAEELADLIGDMMCHINLIPVNYVPERDYVRTSRDDIFQFKRILENRGLNVTIRREHGSDIAAACGQLRAQHAKETVG, from the coding sequence ATGAAAAACGATACAGCAAACGAGCAACACCCCCTCCTCTACAGTTTGACACTGGATGCATTGAAGGAGTGGCTTACCCAGCAGGGGGAAAAACCGTTTCGCGCGCAACAGATTTTTGACTGGTTGTACGTCAAGCGGGTGAGGTCATTCGACGAGATGAGCAATCTGTCAAAGTCGCTGCGCGAAAAGTTGAGTGAGCAGTTTCGCCTCAACGCTCTTGCGGAGATTACCCGCCAGACGTCTGCGGACGGAACGGTCAAGTTTTTGTTCCAATTGCATGACGGCCATGCGATTGAAACGGTAATCATGCGCCACAACTACGGCAACAGTGTTTGCGTAACGACACAGGTGGGCTGCCGGATCGGCTGCACCTTTTGCGCCTCTACCCTTGGCGGTCTGAAGCGCAATCTGGAAGCCGGGGAGATCGTCGCCCAAGTGTTGGCAGCTCAGCGGGCCCTTGACGAGGAAGGGGGGCGGGCTAGCCACGTGGTGGTGATGGGAATCGGCGAGCCGTTTGAAAACTTTGAGGCGCTGCTTTCGTTCCTGTCCATCATCAACGACAACCGTGGTCTCAACATCGGACAACGCCATATGACGGTATCAACCAGCGGGATCGTTCCCAAGATTTACGAGTTTGCCGAGCGGGGCGGTCAGGTGAACCTGGCGATCTCCCTGCATGCACCCAACAGCGAATTGAGGTCCAAGCTAATGCCGATCAACCGGGGCTTTCCACTGCCCAAACTGTTGGAAGCCTGCCGCAACTATACAGAGAAGACAAATAGACGGATTACGTTTGAGTATGGTTTGTTCGGCGGCGTAAACGACCAGCCGGAACATGCCGAGGAGTTGGCGGACCTGATCGGAGATATGATGTGCCATATCAACCTGATCCCGGTCAACTACGTACCTGAGCGTGATTACGTGCGAACGTCCCGCGATGACATCTTTCAGTTTAAGCGAATTTTGGAGAACAGGGGGCTCAACGTCACAATCCGGCGTGAACACGGCAGCGATATCGCCGCAGCCTGTGGACAGCTGCGGGCGCAGCACGCCAAAGAGACGGTGGGGTGA
- the rsgA gene encoding ribosome small subunit-dependent GTPase A, translated as MPEGRIVKALSGFYYVADGQRVLQCRARGLFKKKDAKVTPLVGDWVRYDEISDSEGYVMEVTDRETELVRPPIANVDLAMLVFSMREPAFASMLLDKFLVHTEQAGIDAVILLSKADLAPSEEVDLIRAKYQQIGYRVIPTSTVEQQGLAEVRSELAGHITVFAGQSGVGKSSLINHLFPGVSLQTGEVSHRLGRGRHTTRHVELIPLLDVGGYVADTPGFSSLDFNELSELDLAQAFRDFRRHADHCKFRGCLHLSEPGCAVLAALEKGEIDAERYQHYQQFVEEQKEQKRRNKSW; from the coding sequence ATGCCGGAAGGGCGCATTGTGAAAGCATTGAGCGGATTTTACTACGTGGCGGACGGCCAGCGGGTGCTGCAGTGTCGTGCACGCGGCTTGTTTAAGAAAAAAGATGCCAAAGTGACCCCGCTCGTTGGTGATTGGGTCCGCTACGACGAGATCAGTGACAGCGAGGGATACGTGATGGAAGTGACGGACAGGGAGACAGAACTGGTTCGCCCGCCGATCGCCAATGTGGATCTCGCCATGCTTGTGTTTTCCATGCGGGAGCCGGCATTTGCCTCCATGTTGCTGGACAAATTTTTGGTTCATACGGAGCAGGCTGGGATTGATGCAGTAATTCTCTTGTCCAAAGCAGATCTGGCACCGTCGGAGGAAGTAGACTTGATACGCGCGAAGTACCAGCAGATCGGATATCGGGTGATTCCCACCTCTACCGTGGAACAGCAGGGGTTGGCTGAGGTTCGTTCCGAATTGGCCGGACATATCACTGTCTTTGCAGGTCAGTCCGGTGTCGGCAAATCTTCGTTGATCAACCATCTGTTTCCGGGAGTCAGCCTGCAGACGGGCGAGGTGAGTCACCGCTTGGGCAGAGGTCGACACACCACACGTCATGTAGAGTTGATTCCACTTCTTGACGTGGGCGGCTATGTTGCCGATACTCCCGGATTCAGCTCGCTTGATTTCAACGAACTGAGCGAACTTGACCTGGCCCAGGCTTTTCGAGATTTCCGCCGACATGCAGACCACTGCAAGTTTCGCGGCTGCCTCCATCTCAGCGAACCGGGATGTGCGGTGCTGGCCGCTTTGGAAAAAGGTGAGATAGACGCTGAACGGTATCAGCACTATCAGCAGTTTGTGGAAGAGCAAAAAGAACAAAAACGGAGGAACAAATCATGGTAA
- the pknB gene encoding Stk1 family PASTA domain-containing Ser/Thr kinase, which produces MEGQRLGGRYQLQNRIGGGGMAVVYKATDLVLNRIVAVKVLRSQFGSDEDFVQRFRREAQAVASLSHPNVVSVYDVGQEDDTYFMVMEYIEGSNLKDVINERGALPVAEAVRIALQICDALDHAHQNHIIHRDIKPQNILIGTNGRVKVTDFGIARAVTSATITHTGSVLGSVHYFSPEQARGGVTAEKSDIYSLGIVLYEMVTGQLPFSGDSPITIALKHLQEPLPEPRQINPDIPQSVENIVLKALVKDPFLRYRSAKEMMLDLETCLAPERLNEEKIRFPIDDEETKVLPAITPEMMAQYKPEHQLDRRTGDEEGESAEVKSNWWTRTLIWVGTIGLFLLLAAAGVIYLLDAIEVPEVAVPPVTGTPVATAKLKIEQAELVPNVIEDYHEEEEGTVYRQEPAPPMRLKRNSEVTLYVSKGPEEVAMPRVIGEKASMVQQQLQQDKYKEVIIKEREDPEVPAGHVIEQIPAPDTQVVPTKTAVTLYVSKGKKYVKLPEVIGKQLAEARVDLLQAGLEVGEVSEEPSYEEQDPNVVLSTYPHEPGMEVATGTKINLRVSNGKYPADARIGSYVIHVDPDGEKMDIRIVRQDARGEGVVEQTIRQPQDLTLSLVLSPEKDAKIEVFKNGVLDQTHHISYENLE; this is translated from the coding sequence ATGGAAGGTCAACGTCTGGGCGGGCGCTATCAACTGCAGAATCGCATTGGCGGCGGAGGCATGGCAGTCGTATACAAAGCGACAGATCTCGTACTAAACCGTATCGTTGCCGTCAAAGTACTGCGGTCCCAGTTTGGCAGCGATGAAGATTTTGTCCAGCGGTTCCGGCGGGAGGCGCAGGCTGTCGCCAGCTTGTCTCATCCAAATGTTGTGAGTGTATACGATGTTGGTCAGGAAGACGATACCTACTTTATGGTCATGGAATACATAGAAGGATCCAATCTAAAAGATGTGATCAACGAACGAGGGGCCCTGCCGGTTGCAGAAGCGGTGCGAATTGCGCTGCAGATCTGCGACGCTCTGGATCACGCCCATCAGAATCACATCATTCACCGTGACATCAAACCGCAAAACATCCTGATCGGCACAAACGGCCGGGTGAAAGTAACAGACTTTGGCATCGCACGTGCGGTCACCTCAGCGACCATCACACATACTGGTTCCGTCCTCGGTTCTGTTCACTACTTTTCGCCGGAACAGGCTCGCGGCGGGGTAACGGCTGAAAAATCGGACATTTATTCATTAGGAATTGTCTTATACGAAATGGTGACCGGACAGCTTCCGTTTTCCGGCGATTCACCGATTACGATTGCCTTGAAGCATTTGCAGGAACCGCTCCCTGAACCGCGCCAAATCAACCCTGACATTCCGCAGAGTGTAGAGAATATCGTGCTCAAAGCACTGGTGAAGGATCCGTTTTTGCGATATAGATCGGCGAAGGAAATGATGCTTGATCTGGAAACCTGCCTTGCGCCGGAGCGGCTCAACGAAGAAAAGATCCGCTTTCCTATCGATGACGAAGAGACCAAGGTGCTCCCGGCGATCACGCCCGAGATGATGGCCCAGTACAAACCGGAGCATCAGCTTGACAGACGAACGGGTGATGAAGAGGGAGAATCAGCGGAAGTCAAGAGCAACTGGTGGACGAGAACACTGATCTGGGTCGGTACGATTGGACTTTTTCTGCTGTTGGCTGCTGCCGGGGTGATCTATCTCCTGGATGCGATTGAGGTGCCGGAAGTAGCCGTCCCGCCTGTGACCGGCACACCTGTTGCGACGGCTAAACTCAAAATTGAACAAGCCGAACTTGTCCCAAATGTGATTGAAGACTATCACGAAGAAGAGGAAGGAACAGTCTACAGACAGGAGCCAGCGCCGCCCATGCGGTTGAAGCGAAACAGTGAGGTCACCTTGTACGTCAGCAAAGGGCCTGAGGAAGTGGCCATGCCGCGAGTGATCGGAGAGAAGGCAAGCATGGTGCAGCAGCAGTTGCAGCAGGATAAGTACAAAGAAGTGATCATCAAAGAGCGGGAAGACCCAGAGGTTCCGGCAGGACACGTGATTGAGCAGATACCGGCTCCAGACACGCAGGTCGTACCGACAAAGACGGCGGTTACCCTATATGTCAGCAAAGGGAAAAAGTATGTGAAACTGCCAGAGGTGATCGGCAAGCAATTGGCTGAAGCGAGAGTAGATCTGCTGCAGGCTGGTTTGGAGGTAGGAGAAGTATCGGAAGAACCTTCCTATGAAGAACAAGATCCGAATGTCGTCCTGTCTACCTATCCGCATGAGCCGGGAATGGAAGTGGCCACTGGCACGAAAATTAATTTGCGGGTAAGCAACGGCAAGTATCCGGCCGATGCTCGGATTGGCAGCTATGTGATACATGTCGACCCGGATGGAGAGAAAATGGATATACGCATCGTGCGACAAGACGCACGGGGTGAAGGAGTGGTGGAGCAAACGATCAGACAGCCACAGGATTTAACGCTATCACTTGTGCTGTCACCGGAGAAAGACGCGAAGATTGAAGTCTTCAAAAATGGAGTGCTAGACCAGACGCATCATATCTCGTACGAAAACCTGGAGTAA
- the rpe gene encoding ribulose-phosphate 3-epimerase — MVKIAPSILSADFAKLGDEIRDVERGGADWIHVDVMDGHFVPNITIGPLIVEAIRPVTTLPLDVHLMIEEPDRYIPQFVKSGADILSVHQEACRHLHRTVHLIKDQGAKAGVVLNPATPLVTIESILEDVDMVLFMTVNPGFGGQRFIHSVLPKIRSLRQLLEERGLTHVEIEVDGGVNPDTARLCQQAGASVLVAGSAVFNQADRAQAIAAIRG; from the coding sequence ATGGTAAAGATCGCGCCATCCATCCTGTCAGCAGATTTTGCCAAGCTGGGAGATGAGATTCGTGATGTGGAACGCGGCGGGGCAGACTGGATTCATGTTGATGTGATGGACGGCCACTTTGTGCCGAACATCACGATCGGTCCACTGATTGTGGAAGCGATTCGACCAGTCACGACGCTTCCGCTCGATGTACACTTGATGATCGAAGAGCCTGACCGCTACATCCCCCAGTTCGTCAAAAGTGGTGCCGATATCCTGAGTGTTCACCAGGAAGCATGCCGTCACTTGCATCGGACGGTCCATCTGATCAAAGACCAAGGGGCTAAGGCAGGTGTCGTCCTCAACCCGGCTACACCACTGGTAACGATTGAATCGATTCTTGAAGATGTTGACATGGTCCTGTTCATGACGGTCAACCCTGGATTTGGTGGACAACGCTTTATTCACAGTGTCCTGCCCAAGATCCGCTCCCTTCGTCAACTGCTTGAGGAGCGTGGGCTGACCCACGTCGAGATCGAGGTTGATGGCGGTGTCAATCCGGATACGGCAAGACTGTGCCAACAAGCAGGAGCAAGCGTACTGGTGGCAGGTTCCGCAGTATTTAACCAGGCGGATCGAGCGCAAGCAATCGCAGCGATTCGCGGCTAG
- a CDS encoding Stp1/IreP family PP2C-type Ser/Thr phosphatase produces the protein MEIAMKSHVGCVRQVNGDFYACTIDERGRVLAVVADGMGGHAAGDVASRMAVEMILEELQNSKIGQTLEDEREGLMNALLRANEEIYRYAETHPECDGMGTTVVATILTPSGGATAHIGDSRLYLYGAAGLSQHTEDHSLVQELLKTGQITVQEASHHPQRNVLMRALGTEQNVRIDLGQITWTAGDVVLLCSDGLSNKVPADVIETWLEKPLSLQEQIDGLVQYALDSGGEDNITVIAVRNMDKSVDVSGGEG, from the coding sequence ATGGAGATTGCGATGAAATCACATGTCGGATGCGTCCGACAGGTGAACGGGGACTTCTACGCCTGTACGATCGACGAGCGAGGACGAGTGCTGGCGGTCGTGGCGGACGGCATGGGCGGTCACGCCGCTGGCGATGTCGCGAGCCGAATGGCTGTAGAGATGATCCTGGAAGAACTGCAGAATTCAAAGATCGGTCAGACCTTAGAGGATGAACGAGAAGGGCTGATGAATGCGCTGCTTCGCGCAAATGAGGAAATCTACCGCTATGCGGAGACTCATCCTGAGTGTGACGGAATGGGAACAACTGTCGTGGCGACGATTCTCACCCCGTCAGGCGGCGCAACGGCCCATATCGGCGACAGTCGGCTGTACCTGTACGGTGCAGCCGGTTTGTCCCAGCATACAGAAGATCATTCGCTGGTACAAGAGTTGCTCAAAACGGGACAGATCACGGTTCAGGAGGCGTCCCACCACCCTCAACGCAACGTACTGATGCGGGCGCTGGGGACCGAGCAAAACGTGCGGATCGATCTGGGCCAGATCACCTGGACAGCAGGTGATGTCGTACTGCTATGTTCAGACGGTTTAAGCAACAAGGTACCGGCTGATGTGATCGAGACGTGGCTGGAGAAGCCACTCAGCCTGCAGGAACAAATAGATGGGCTGGTTCAATACGCACTGGATTCCGGCGGCGAAGACAACATCACGGTCATTGCGGTACGCAACATGGACAAGTCGGTTGACGTCAGTGGGGGAGAGGGGTGA
- the rsmB gene encoding 16S rRNA (cytosine(967)-C(5))-methyltransferase RsmB — protein MRQPRSATARDVALDVLTKVDEHQSYSNLELKSALTNASLSSPDVGLVTELVYGTTQRRGTIDGVIGRLVKGGIARLQPWVRNLLRMSLYQIRYLDRVPDRAAVHEAVEIAKRRGHKGVASLVNGVLRNVLRRPEVWDEPPRRGTAAEIAWLHSHPEWLVKRWLKQFGEETTRAICESNNQPPLPSLRVNRLRMERDQLLSELQREFPEAVSSRLSKQGVVLQSGNVAKTDWFASGYCTIQDESSMLVAPALTPRPGMRVLDACAAPGGKTTHIAELMDNQGEIVACDIHPHKRQLIEQSAERLGVTIIKTLVCDAADLPEQGIGLFDRILLDAPCTGLGVIRRKPDLKWNKKPDDIADIAHLQYHLLTQVAPMLAPGGLLVYSTCTIEPEENQELVERFVAEHENFQLDHSLVEDLPESVVEHCDASSGYVQILPHQFSSDGFFISRIKRADL, from the coding sequence ATGAGACAGCCAAGATCGGCGACCGCTCGGGATGTCGCTCTAGATGTATTGACCAAAGTGGACGAGCACCAATCGTACAGCAATTTGGAGTTGAAAAGCGCGTTGACGAACGCTTCCCTCTCGTCACCTGATGTCGGCTTGGTTACGGAACTGGTATACGGGACAACACAACGACGGGGGACGATTGACGGGGTGATCGGCCGCTTGGTCAAAGGGGGGATCGCCAGGCTGCAGCCGTGGGTACGCAACCTGCTGCGCATGAGCCTGTATCAGATCCGTTACCTGGATCGCGTGCCGGATCGGGCAGCCGTTCACGAGGCGGTCGAGATCGCCAAACGGAGGGGGCATAAAGGGGTGGCTTCACTGGTGAACGGTGTGCTGCGCAATGTTCTCCGCCGCCCGGAGGTCTGGGACGAACCGCCCCGCCGTGGTACAGCAGCTGAGATTGCCTGGCTCCACTCACATCCAGAGTGGCTGGTGAAGCGCTGGTTGAAACAGTTTGGCGAGGAGACTACCCGTGCCATCTGTGAGAGCAACAACCAGCCGCCGCTGCCATCTCTCCGCGTCAATCGATTGAGGATGGAGCGGGATCAATTGTTGTCCGAGCTGCAACGTGAGTTTCCAGAGGCCGTCAGCTCTCGGCTGAGTAAGCAAGGGGTTGTGCTGCAGAGTGGAAACGTGGCCAAAACGGATTGGTTCGCTTCCGGTTATTGTACGATTCAAGACGAAAGTTCGATGCTGGTAGCCCCTGCTCTCACTCCTCGCCCCGGTATGCGGGTGTTGGATGCCTGTGCCGCACCGGGTGGAAAAACAACGCATATCGCTGAATTGATGGACAACCAGGGAGAAATCGTCGCCTGTGACATCCATCCGCACAAGCGTCAGTTGATCGAGCAGTCTGCAGAGCGGCTGGGTGTGACGATCATCAAGACGCTCGTCTGCGACGCAGCCGACCTGCCTGAGCAGGGGATTGGCTTGTTTGACCGGATCTTGCTGGACGCGCCCTGCACTGGTTTGGGTGTGATCCGTCGCAAACCAGACCTGAAGTGGAACAAAAAGCCCGATGATATTGCCGATATTGCTCACCTGCAGTATCACCTTTTGACGCAGGTAGCCCCTATGCTGGCTCCCGGTGGCCTCCTGGTCTACAGTACCTGTACGATTGAACCGGAGGAAAACCAGGAACTGGTGGAGCGGTTCGTTGCCGAACATGAAAACTTTCAGCTGGATCACTCACTTGTTGAGGACCTTCCTGAGTCAGTAGTCGAACACTGTGATGCAAGCAGTGGCTACGTGCAGATTTTGCCTCACCAGTTTTCAAGCGATGGGTTTTTTATCTCCCGGATCAAGCGGGCAGATCTTTAG
- the fmt gene encoding methionyl-tRNA formyltransferase gives MSNARILFMGTPDFAAASLAALIAAGQSVVGVVTQPDRPVGRNQVLRPSPVKELALQHGLPVLQPEKIKERAALDEVLAQNPDLIVTAAYGQILPKELLEAPRFGAINVHASLLPKYRGGAPIHQAIIDGETQSGVTIMYMVEQLDAGDMLSSVTVPIEERDTVGTLHDKLAAVGASLLVDTIPQLLQGRIQPVPQDHQAATFAPTIKRSDEQIDWSKPAENVYNQVRGLNPWPVAFTKYQGKIWKVWWVEKVSTDSHVGQPGTIVERDRDGVVVACGTGSVKLIEIQPEGKKRMSMRDFLQGAGAKLQPGCTLGD, from the coding sequence TTGAGCAACGCGCGGATCTTGTTCATGGGAACTCCAGATTTTGCCGCTGCCAGCCTGGCGGCGCTGATTGCGGCCGGACAATCGGTGGTCGGCGTCGTGACCCAGCCGGATCGGCCAGTTGGCCGAAACCAGGTGCTTAGGCCCTCGCCGGTGAAAGAATTGGCGCTGCAGCATGGATTGCCGGTGCTGCAGCCGGAAAAAATAAAAGAGCGGGCTGCGCTGGACGAAGTGCTGGCGCAGAATCCCGACTTGATTGTCACCGCAGCTTATGGACAAATTTTGCCCAAAGAGCTGCTGGAAGCACCGCGATTCGGTGCGATTAATGTACATGCTTCCCTGCTGCCCAAATATCGTGGCGGCGCACCGATCCACCAAGCGATTATCGATGGGGAGACGCAATCAGGCGTTACCATTATGTACATGGTGGAACAGCTGGATGCAGGCGACATGCTGAGCAGCGTAACCGTACCAATCGAGGAGCGTGATACGGTCGGCACCCTGCATGACAAATTGGCGGCTGTCGGCGCCTCCCTGCTGGTCGATACCATCCCCCAACTGCTCCAAGGCAGGATTCAACCGGTACCCCAGGATCACCAGGCTGCCACGTTCGCTCCGACCATTAAGCGTTCTGACGAACAGATTGACTGGAGCAAGCCGGCAGAGAACGTCTACAATCAGGTCCGCGGCCTGAATCCTTGGCCGGTCGCTTTTACCAAGTATCAAGGGAAAATCTGGAAAGTATGGTGGGTGGAGAAGGTATCGACGGACAGTCATGTCGGACAGCCAGGAACGATCGTAGAGCGCGACCGTGATGGAGTCGTTGTAGCCTGTGGGACAGGCAGCGTCAAATTAATCGAGATTCAGCCGGAAGGAAAAAAGCGGATGAGTATGCGTGATTTCCTGCAGGGAGCTGGTGCCAAGCTTCAACCTGGCTGCACGTTGGGAGACTGA
- the priA gene encoding primosomal protein N', translating to MLAQVIVDVPTARTNRPFDYLVPEALSDRVAVGSRVIVPFGPRKLQGYIVGLQQSEQADLPQLGGMEQRLKPIEQVMDELPPLTSELIQLAEWMSKQYLCPWVTALQAMIPAVLKGKAEKQLAATELLDAAAASTSSLLSELRQGRVLPLSEVEKRFPEEAVLLQGWLKAGWVTLTQRVRDRVTRKQVTMVSLAVTKEEVAELIASLPTRAERMKQVLSYLSDLEQPISMTELLDLLQTSRSTVNSLQKKGWVRIERREVYRDPYEHKQVESQPRHELTDEQAESLAQIGRMLAARQYASFLLHGVTGSGKTEVYMEAIEQTIASGREAIFLVPEISLTPQMVDRFKARFGQKVAVLHSALSQGERYDEWRKIQRQEVQVVVGARSAIFAPFRRLGLIVIDEEHETSYKQEETPRYHARDVAIWRAKQNQAVLVLGSATPSLETYALATRGRYHLLSMRERGGGRSMPSVHLVDMREELRSDNRSMFSRTLHEMIEDRLAKQEQIVLFLNRRGFSTFVMCRSCGYTMRCPHCDISLTYHRTNHSARCHYCGYAVPQPNHCPDCQSPHIRFFGTGTQKVEQELARLFPGVRVIRMDVDTTSRKGAHETLLGRFRSHQGDVLLGTQMIAKGLDFPRVTLVGVIAADTSLHLPDFRAAEKTFQLLTQVGGRAGRHSLAGDVVIQTYTPEHYSIRHATHYDYEGFYQIEMGHRKKTGYPPFYRLVLLTFSHQDVPVVIRAAENYAGYLRPRLSPTTQLLGPVASPIARLKDRFRFQLMLKYRDEPKVVELLAQANQHFSEWIKQHQVAVTIDVDPQMLL from the coding sequence ATGCTGGCACAAGTGATTGTCGATGTCCCGACCGCGCGTACCAATCGCCCATTTGACTATCTTGTCCCGGAGGCGTTGAGTGATCGGGTGGCGGTTGGCAGCCGTGTGATTGTTCCCTTTGGACCGCGCAAGCTGCAGGGCTACATCGTTGGTCTACAGCAGAGCGAACAGGCGGATCTGCCGCAACTTGGCGGTATGGAGCAAAGACTGAAACCGATCGAGCAGGTAATGGACGAGCTGCCGCCGCTCACTTCAGAGTTGATCCAGCTGGCGGAATGGATGAGCAAACAGTATCTCTGTCCCTGGGTAACCGCACTGCAAGCGATGATCCCTGCTGTTTTGAAGGGAAAAGCGGAGAAGCAGCTGGCCGCTACCGAGCTCCTCGATGCGGCAGCTGCCTCCACTTCCTCGCTGCTGAGTGAACTGAGGCAGGGACGTGTGCTGCCTCTCTCGGAAGTGGAGAAGCGGTTTCCCGAGGAGGCTGTGCTGCTACAGGGGTGGTTGAAGGCTGGATGGGTTACCCTTACCCAGCGCGTGCGTGATCGCGTCACCCGCAAGCAGGTGACAATGGTTTCGCTGGCAGTGACAAAAGAAGAGGTCGCAGAATTGATTGCCTCTCTGCCTACCCGTGCGGAACGGATGAAGCAGGTGCTCAGCTACCTGTCCGACCTCGAGCAGCCAATCTCAATGACCGAGCTCCTCGATCTGCTGCAGACAAGCCGTTCTACCGTAAACAGTTTGCAGAAAAAAGGCTGGGTGCGGATCGAGCGCAGGGAAGTGTACCGGGATCCATATGAGCATAAACAAGTTGAGTCACAGCCCCGGCACGAACTGACAGATGAACAAGCAGAGAGTCTGGCACAGATCGGACGTATGCTTGCAGCGAGGCAATACGCTTCGTTTTTACTGCATGGCGTGACGGGAAGCGGCAAGACGGAAGTGTACATGGAAGCGATTGAGCAGACGATCGCATCGGGGCGGGAGGCTATCTTTTTGGTGCCTGAGATTTCACTTACCCCGCAGATGGTGGACCGGTTTAAAGCACGGTTTGGCCAAAAAGTGGCTGTTTTGCACAGCGCGCTCTCTCAAGGGGAGCGCTACGACGAGTGGCGCAAGATTCAGCGTCAGGAAGTACAAGTAGTGGTCGGGGCGCGTTCGGCGATCTTCGCTCCGTTTCGGCGGTTGGGCCTGATCGTGATTGACGAAGAACACGAAACCTCTTACAAACAAGAAGAGACTCCTCGTTATCATGCACGTGACGTAGCGATCTGGCGGGCCAAGCAGAATCAGGCGGTTCTCGTATTGGGCAGTGCTACACCTTCATTGGAAACATACGCGCTGGCCACACGCGGACGTTATCATCTGCTTAGTATGAGAGAGAGGGGCGGCGGTCGATCGATGCCGTCTGTCCATCTGGTAGACATGCGGGAAGAATTGCGTTCCGACAACCGCTCGATGTTCAGTCGGACGCTGCACGAGATGATCGAGGATCGCCTGGCCAAGCAGGAACAGATTGTGCTCTTTTTGAACCGACGAGGTTTTTCTACCTTTGTCATGTGTCGTTCTTGCGGCTATACGATGCGTTGTCCCCACTGTGACATCTCGCTTACCTATCACCGTACAAATCATTCTGCACGCTGTCATTATTGCGGCTATGCGGTACCTCAGCCCAATCACTGTCCGGACTGCCAAAGTCCACATATCCGCTTCTTCGGCACTGGCACGCAGAAGGTGGAGCAAGAGTTGGCCCGTCTGTTCCCGGGCGTGCGGGTGATACGAATGGACGTGGATACGACATCGCGCAAAGGAGCCCATGAAACGCTGCTTGGCCGGTTTCGCAGTCATCAGGGAGACGTGCTGCTCGGTACGCAGATGATTGCCAAAGGACTTGATTTTCCGCGTGTTACGCTGGTCGGCGTGATCGCTGCTGATACATCACTCCACCTGCCTGATTTTCGGGCAGCGGAAAAGACCTTTCAACTGCTCACCCAGGTAGGGGGGCGGGCAGGGCGCCATTCCTTAGCTGGAGATGTGGTGATCCAGACGTACACGCCGGAGCACTACAGTATCCGCCATGCCACTCATTACGACTATGAAGGGTTTTATCAGATCGAGATGGGGCACCGCAAAAAGACGGGCTACCCGCCTTTTTATCGGTTAGTGCTGCTTACCTTTTCTCACCAGGATGTGCCGGTCGTGATCCGCGCCGCAGAAAACTACGCTGGCTATCTCCGCCCCCGTCTCTCTCCTACCACGCAGCTCCTGGGTCCGGTGGCATCGCCGATTGCCCGTCTGAAGGATAGATTTCGCTTCCAACTCATGCTAAAATATCGGGATGAACCAAAAGTGGTGGAACTGCTTGCCCAAGCAAATCAGCACTTTTCTGAGTGGATCAAACAGCATCAGGTGGCAGTGACGATTGACGTCGACCCCCAGATGTTACTATAG
- the spoVM gene encoding stage V sporulation protein SpoVM, producing MRFYTIKLPKFLGGMIRAVIEAFNKKK from the coding sequence ATGCGATTTTATACGATCAAGCTGCCAAAATTCCTGGGCGGCATGATCCGCGCGGTGATTGAGGCGTTCAACAAAAAGAAGTGA
- the def gene encoding peptide deformylase, with amino-acid sequence MAIRTIVKHPDPILREKAKPVTKFTPNLHKLLDDMAETMYDADGVGLAAPQVSILKRVIVMDCGEGLIEMVNPEIIASEGEQFDYPEGCLSIPGLRGDVRRYQWVKLRAQDRHGQPFEMEAEELLARCAQHEIDHLDGILFLDRAERVYPISKDEEGE; translated from the coding sequence ATGGCGATACGAACAATTGTGAAGCATCCCGATCCGATTTTACGGGAGAAAGCAAAGCCGGTCACCAAGTTTACACCGAACCTGCATAAGCTGCTGGATGATATGGCGGAGACGATGTACGATGCCGACGGTGTGGGACTGGCTGCACCCCAGGTAAGCATCCTCAAGCGAGTTATCGTGATGGACTGTGGTGAGGGTCTGATAGAAATGGTAAATCCTGAAATCATCGCTAGCGAAGGAGAACAGTTCGATTACCCGGAGGGCTGCCTGAGCATACCTGGCCTGCGCGGCGACGTACGCCGATACCAATGGGTGAAGTTGCGGGCACAGGATCGACACGGTCAGCCGTTTGAGATGGAGGCAGAAGAACTGCTCGCCCGGTGTGCCCAGCACGAGATTGACCATCTGGACGGCATCTTGTTCCTCGACAGAGCGGAACGTGTCTATCCGATCAGCAAGGATGAGGAAGGGGAGTAG